One stretch of Zingiber officinale cultivar Zhangliang chromosome 6B, Zo_v1.1, whole genome shotgun sequence DNA includes these proteins:
- the LOC121992860 gene encoding photosystem I reaction center subunit IV, chloroplastic-like, which yields MASSTGFSLASAASRFAPASGLPSASNSPFRTLTFSKPSRKLVVRAEDESAPPPPPPPPAEGGAPKAAAKQPPPPPPPIGPKRGAEVKILRKESYWYKGVGSVVTVDQDPKTRYPVVVRFTKVNYAGVSTNNYALDEIQEL from the exons ATGGCGAGCTCCACCGGCTTCAGCTTGGCGTCCGCCGCCTCAAGATTCGCGCCCGCCTCCGGTCTCCCCTCCGCCAGCAACTCACCCTTCCGCACCCTCACCTTCTCCAAGCCCAGCAGGAAGCTGGTGGTCCGAGCTGAGGATGAGTcggcgccgccgccgcctcctcctcctccggccGAAGGCGGAGCTCCCAAAGCTGCCGCCAagcagccgccgccgccgcctccaccAATTGGCCCCAAAAGAGGCGCAGAG GTGAAGATACTCCGGAAAGAATCCTACTGGTACAAGGGAGTTGGATCAGTAGTGACCGTGGACCAG GATCCCAAGACTCGCTATCCTGTCGTGGTTCGATTCACCAAGGTTAACTACGCAGGCGTCTCCACCAACAACTATGCTTTGGATGAGATCCAAGAACTGTGA